In Lewinellaceae bacterium, a single window of DNA contains:
- a CDS encoding AAA family ATPase, with product MRIKHLSLENFRGFEKLEIEFPEKGSAVFIGVNGAGKTSILNSCAVLLEVFYSRLSETIPVIGLSQWDINLNAVRTLLDSLIIIEGNKIEIHAEYKRRIADIEDTGIKDIRGRFFEQLKNRVQSKMGNLNIPFFMFYSTNRFIPDFPKLEAENVSNIYPFTGLFNPSVKDMNFVGFFRWFRGMEDLENEKRVREDSNYRNRDLQSIRKAIQALMPGFSRPFVKRQPNEEFVVEKNGEQFSISQLSHGEKGVMVMVGDLARRLSIANPELEDPLLGFGIVLIDEIELHLHPAWQRSIIPTLEATFPNIQFIATTHSPQVLSSLKQENVFVLEEFKLVEKTPHTFGRDSNSLLQDLFNVAERPEKTKDEFRHLYRLIDDPGKIVEANDMLEEMEEKYGRDDPEIIRARMHLEFMNDE from the coding sequence ATGAGGATTAAACATTTAAGCTTAGAAAATTTCCGAGGCTTTGAAAAACTTGAAATTGAGTTTCCGGAGAAGGGCAGTGCTGTTTTTATTGGGGTGAATGGGGCGGGGAAAACAAGTATCTTAAATAGTTGTGCAGTACTATTGGAAGTTTTTTATTCAAGACTGAGTGAAACAATTCCCGTGATCGGATTATCTCAATGGGATATAAACCTGAATGCTGTTAGGACTTTATTGGATAGTTTGATAATAATTGAAGGCAATAAAATTGAGATTCATGCAGAATATAAAAGAAGGATCGCAGATATAGAAGACACAGGGATAAAGGATATAAGAGGCCGTTTTTTTGAACAATTGAAAAATAGAGTTCAAAGCAAAATGGGGAACCTCAACATTCCTTTTTTTATGTTTTATTCAACAAACAGATTTATTCCTGATTTCCCAAAATTAGAAGCTGAAAACGTATCTAACATTTATCCATTTACAGGTTTGTTTAATCCTTCCGTTAAGGATATGAATTTTGTAGGGTTTTTTCGATGGTTTAGAGGAATGGAAGATCTCGAAAATGAAAAGAGAGTTAGGGAAGATTCAAATTATAGGAACAGAGACCTTCAATCCATAAGAAAGGCTATTCAGGCACTAATGCCCGGATTTTCCCGCCCCTTTGTGAAAAGGCAACCCAACGAAGAATTTGTAGTTGAAAAAAATGGAGAACAATTCTCAATTTCACAACTTTCTCACGGAGAAAAAGGAGTAATGGTGATGGTTGGAGATTTGGCAAGAAGGCTGAGTATAGCTAATCCTGAATTGGAAGACCCATTGCTTGGTTTTGGTATTGTGCTAATAGATGAAATTGAATTACATCTTCATCCTGCTTGGCAACGTTCTATTATTCCCACCTTAGAAGCTACTTTCCCAAATATTCAATTCATTGCTACAACACACTCTCCCCAAGTGCTCAGCAGCCTGAAACAAGAAAATGTTTTCGTTCTGGAAGAATTCAAGCTAGTTGAAAAAACTCCACATACTTTTGGGAGAGACAGCAACTCTTTACTCCAAGATTTATTTAACGTTGCCGAGCGCCCTGAAAAAACCAAAGATGAGTTTCGTCACCTTTATCGCTTAATAGATGATCCCGGAAAGATTGTAGAAGCGAATGATATGCTGGAAGAAATGGAAGAAAAGTATGGTCGGGATGACCCTGAGATCATCCGGGCAAGAATGCACCTGGAATTCATGAATGATGAATGA
- the recR gene encoding recombination protein RecR, whose protein sequence is MNFSSKHIEEAVNAFAGLPGIGKKTALRLVLHLVSQPAEISEQFAGAIVKMRRNIKECERCHNISDDRLCAICADRSRDQSLVCVVEGIRDVMAIEGTGQYRGLYHILGGVISPIEGIGPADLNIDSLVQRVQAGDAREVIMAISPTIEGETTIFYLSKKLRDSGVQVSTIARGISFGGDLEYADELTLGRSIVARVPYKGVKE, encoded by the coding sequence ATGAATTTTTCGTCCAAACACATCGAAGAAGCGGTTAATGCTTTTGCCGGCCTGCCCGGCATCGGCAAAAAAACGGCGCTGCGGCTGGTTTTGCACCTGGTGAGTCAACCGGCCGAAATATCGGAACAGTTTGCCGGGGCTATTGTGAAAATGCGGCGCAACATCAAAGAATGCGAACGCTGCCACAACATCTCCGACGACAGGCTCTGCGCCATCTGCGCCGACCGCAGCCGCGACCAGAGCCTGGTGTGCGTGGTGGAAGGCATCCGCGACGTGATGGCCATCGAAGGCACCGGGCAGTACCGCGGCCTTTATCACATCCTCGGCGGGGTAATCTCTCCTATCGAAGGCATCGGCCCGGCCGACCTCAACATCGACTCTCTGGTGCAGCGGGTGCAAGCTGGAGATGCCCGGGAGGTCATCATGGCCATCAGCCCTACCATCGAGGGGGAAACGACTATTTTCTATCTTTCTAAAAAACTGCGGGACAGCGGGGTGCAGGTCAGTACCATTGCCCGGGGCATTTCCTTCGGCGGCGACCTGGAGTATGCGGATGAGCTGACGCTGGGGCGGTCGATTGTGGCGAGGGTGCCTTATAAAGGAGTGAAGGAGTGA